A region of Trichocoleus sp. DNA encodes the following proteins:
- a CDS encoding Crp/Fnr family transcriptional regulator has translation MTAENQILAALSADVYDRLAPHLDWVTFEQGAMIHTPGELLSHLYFPIDCLFSITITMQNGATAEVGMVGNREVLGINAIMGNSETTQTEYGIQCPGSALKIKAHVVQQEFDRNGELHDILLRYTQAFLAQVSQTAACNSLHTLEQRLPRWLLETQERINADRLPLTQEFIATMLGVRRAGVTQMAQKLQERQLIQYRRGNVQILNQVGLEASACECFKRIKAEYDRLLGKK, from the coding sequence ATGACCGCTGAAAATCAAATATTGGCCGCGCTTTCTGCTGATGTATACGATCGGCTTGCGCCTCACCTCGATTGGGTCACATTTGAACAGGGTGCAATGATTCATACTCCTGGCGAGCTATTGTCCCATCTTTATTTCCCGATCGACTGTCTCTTCTCGATTACAATCACGATGCAAAATGGGGCAACGGCAGAAGTGGGGATGGTGGGCAATCGGGAAGTGCTGGGCATTAACGCCATTATGGGCAACAGCGAAACGACTCAAACCGAATACGGTATTCAATGTCCCGGTAGCGCCTTGAAGATTAAGGCTCACGTGGTGCAGCAAGAGTTCGATCGCAATGGTGAATTGCACGATATTCTGCTGCGCTATACTCAAGCTTTTCTGGCGCAGGTTTCCCAAACGGCAGCTTGCAACTCACTCCACACGCTAGAACAACGCCTGCCGCGCTGGCTCCTCGAAACGCAAGAGCGAATTAACGCTGATCGTCTGCCGCTAACGCAGGAGTTCATCGCCACGATGCTGGGTGTGCGGCGAGCCGGGGTGACGCAGATGGCGCAAAAGCTGCAAGAACGACAGTTGATTCAATATCGTCGGGGAAATGTCCAAATTCTCAATCAGGTTGGGCTAGAAGCCTCTGCTTGCGAATGCTTCAAAAGAATTAAGGCAGAATACGATCGTTTGCTTGGAAAAAAATAA
- a CDS encoding ATP-binding protein — MQIAPLPEDEAARLCALWQYRVLDTEPESAFDDLTRLASQLCGVPIALVSLIDAHRQWFKSRVGLEATETPRDVAFCSHAILQREMLIVQDTLQDERFAANPLVTSDPNIRFYAGAPLITPTGEALGTLCVIDRVPRTLTAQQIEVLQVLGQQVVTQLELRRSLMDLSLMTYEYQATEVALRQSEEKFRNLVEQTNDWVWEIDCSGHFTYANPKVFDILGYRPEEVLGKTTFDFMPSDEANQFASLLSSFIAQQAPFSRLEKVLLHKNGHVVELETSGSPILDEEGRLQGYRGMARDITERKQADRKMHQALVRERELRELKSQFISMASHEFGAPLSTIILAAELLEHCSHHLPEVKRLERLKCIQTAAAEMKLMLEDILIIGQAEIGKVQPKPAALDLPTFCQNVVAQMQLHAGNRQTISFTSNCAENCVYLDEKLLRQVLINLLSNAMKYSPEGGTIQLRVSCQESKVLFQIQDEGIGIPVEDQPRLFESFHRAKNVGKIPGTGLGLAIVKQFVEAMAGEISVESCIGVGTTFKFSLPSTIESFGVGSIDHELT, encoded by the coding sequence ATGCAGATAGCCCCTTTGCCTGAAGATGAAGCAGCAAGGCTTTGCGCCCTCTGGCAGTATCGCGTTTTAGATACTGAACCCGAGTCTGCCTTTGACGACCTCACGCGCCTAGCATCGCAGTTGTGCGGTGTACCGATCGCTCTTGTCAGTCTCATTGATGCCCATCGCCAGTGGTTTAAGTCAAGGGTTGGGCTAGAAGCAACAGAAACCCCACGAGATGTAGCATTCTGTAGCCATGCGATTCTTCAGCGTGAGATGCTGATCGTACAAGATACGCTACAAGATGAACGATTTGCTGCCAACCCGCTCGTAACCTCTGATCCAAATATCCGCTTTTATGCTGGAGCGCCTCTGATCACGCCAACGGGAGAAGCATTGGGAACGCTCTGTGTGATTGATCGAGTTCCCCGCACGCTCACTGCCCAGCAAATTGAAGTCCTGCAAGTTTTGGGTCAGCAGGTTGTCACACAACTGGAGCTACGGCGGAGTCTGATGGATTTGTCATTGATGACATATGAATACCAGGCGACTGAAGTAGCGCTGCGTCAAAGCGAAGAGAAGTTTCGCAACCTGGTAGAACAGACCAATGATTGGGTTTGGGAGATCGACTGCTCCGGTCATTTTACCTATGCCAATCCTAAGGTTTTTGACATTTTGGGCTATCGACCTGAAGAAGTCTTGGGAAAGACGACTTTCGACTTTATGCCCTCAGATGAAGCCAACCAATTTGCTAGCCTTCTCAGTTCTTTCATTGCCCAGCAAGCCCCTTTTTCAAGGTTAGAAAAAGTACTGCTTCACAAAAATGGGCACGTCGTTGAACTAGAAACCAGTGGCTCCCCCATTCTGGACGAAGAAGGCAGGCTTCAGGGCTATCGTGGCATGGCGAGAGATATCACCGAGCGCAAGCAAGCCGATCGCAAGATGCATCAGGCGCTGGTCAGAGAGCGGGAACTCAGAGAACTGAAGTCTCAATTCATTTCAATGGCTTCTCATGAGTTTGGTGCGCCCTTAAGTACGATTATCCTTGCGGCTGAACTATTGGAACATTGCAGCCATCACTTACCTGAGGTAAAGAGACTAGAACGGCTCAAGTGTATTCAAACGGCAGCGGCAGAGATGAAATTAATGCTTGAGGATATCTTGATTATTGGTCAAGCTGAAATTGGTAAGGTTCAACCGAAACCTGCTGCCCTCGACCTGCCAACGTTCTGTCAAAACGTGGTGGCTCAAATGCAATTGCATGCGGGTAATCGACAGACAATCTCCTTTACAAGCAACTGTGCTGAGAATTGTGTTTACCTGGATGAAAAACTGCTGCGGCAAGTGCTGATCAATCTGCTCTCTAATGCAATGAAGTACTCTCCTGAAGGTGGCACCATTCAGCTTAGGGTGAGCTGTCAGGAATCAAAAGTGCTTTTCCAAATTCAGGATGAAGGGATTGGAATTCCTGTGGAGGATCAGCCCCGTCTATTTGAATCCTTTCACCGGGCGAAAAATGTGGGCAAGATTCCTGGGACTGGATTAGGGTTAGCGATCGTCAAGCAGTTCGTTGAGGCAATGGCAGGGGAAATTAGCGTTGAGAGCTGTATTGGTGTAGGTACAACCTTCAAGTTTTCTCTCCCATCAACAATTGAGTCTTTCGGCGTTGGCTCAATCGATCATGAACTCACGTGA